A part of Rhipicephalus microplus isolate Deutch F79 chromosome 8, USDA_Rmic, whole genome shotgun sequence genomic DNA contains:
- the LOC142768426 gene encoding uncharacterized protein LOC142768426 translates to MDRHIKPCRDFYRHVCHHWIDKPANKPPTSFMIDMAHNYTKIWHRKLTEDHIKGDYAPLKQDASQFYHSCLVFYEAPLDVEAVTEELFHALQLPLNKWLKEKRPENFFHDIIRLSVVNRFHSLVSTTPILTDSDKTLLIRRESPFHLLVNPIHERHLGQYASGVLKAIGKIQASDAIIDEVLKLDLKRARMVVEDGRTERSIEEFDCQRFPTSMWRRALRKALSAKEQEVHVEIEAPDIICEDLNAVLVRTTTLARPLYVLTLLAVPVLTYDYELSGERDWVAVKGACYRATGVAFEDVWLQLLSSFLAVSNSVEKAVDAYMDLIKLRLRDHLRDRKWMSEHDRSATLGRLAKVRLTRFRGAGLTVRAVMCYSDKFSVTANFTSNMVALRSRDVQKCLFYPEFSGSDARVVQILAGTDVVADPGTLTVYLPVSFTIPPMYHRRVDSDKFVNTALMGVQLARKVMSLLGRKSFNPPAVVDNGTTTPSAAKPDGWRPGTLNNYTAIQKCYEGVSASYHRRLNDSQFDDAFAVVDAVRLAYAAKREYDVDVVRRNEKRLTDSNAAFFKLACLSLCASRDVVPDANTLDFEASYAACLFGTSALPQFAQAFQCRSGDRMWNLNRCCVD, encoded by the exons ATGGACCGCCACATCAAGCCGTGCAGGGACTTCTACCGGCACGTGTGCCATCACTGGATCGACAAGCCGGCAAACAAGCCGCCGACCTCGTTCATGATCGACATGGCGCACAACTACACGAAAATATGGCACCGGAAGCTAACAGAGGACCACATCAAAGGCGACTATGCGCCGTTGAAGCAGGACGCCTCACAGTTCTACCACTCTTGCCTCGTCTTCTACGAGGCGCCGCTAGACGTTGAAGCTGTCACTGAGGAACTCTTCCAC GCTTTACAACTACCCCTGAATAAGTGGCTAAAAGAAAAGCGTCCGGAAAACTTCTTTCACGATATCATACGACTCTCCGTGGTGAACCGTTTCCACTCGCTGGTGAGCACTACGCCGATCTTGACCGACTCCGACAAGACTCTCCTCATCCGCCGAGAGTCGCCTTTCCACCTCCTCGTCAACCCCATCCACGAGCGGCACCTGGGACAGTACGCCAGCGGCGTCCTCAAAGCTATCGGCAAGATACAGGCCAGCGACGCTATCATCGACGAAGTCCTGAAGCTGGACCTCAAGAGAGCCCGCATGGTTGTCGAGGATGGAAGAACAGAACGAAGTATTGAAGAGTTCGACTGTCAACGTTTTCCGACGAGCATGTGGAGGCGGGCGCTCCGGAAGGCCCTCTCCGCGAAAGAACAAGAGGTCCACGTAGAGATAGAGGCCCCGGATATCATCTGTGAAGACTTGAACGCCGTTCTCGTTCGCACCACCACTTTGGCGCGACCTTTGTACGTCTTGACACTCCTGGCAGTTCCCGTTCTCACCTACGACTACGAGCTGTCGGGGGAACGAGACTGGGTCGCCGTGAAAGGTGCCTGCTACCGTGCCACGGGTGTTGCCTTCGAAGACGTCTGGCTGCAGCTGTTGAGCAGCTTTCTCGCCGTCAGTAAcagcgtagaaaaggcggtcgaCGCCTACATGGACCTCATCAAGTTGCGCTTGCGCGACCACCTCCGTGACAGGAAGTGGATGAGTGAGCACGACCGCAGCGCCACGCTCGGGAGGCTCGCGAAGGTGCGGTTGACGCGCTTCCGCGGAGCCGGGTTGACCGTGAGGGCGGTAATGTGCTACTCCGACAAGTTCAGCGTGACGGCCAACTTCACGTCGAACATGGTGGCGCTGCGCTCCCGAGACGTTCAGAAGTGCCTCTTCTACCCGGAGTTCAGCGGCAGCGACGCTCGTGTCGTCCAGATCCTGGCCGGCACGGATGTCGTCGCGGACCCGGGGACACTGACGGTGTACCTGCCGGTGTCCTTCACGATCCCACCGATGTACCACCGGCGAGTCGACAGCGACAAGTTTGTCAACACGGCTCTGATGGGCGTCCAGCTCGCGCGCAAG GTCATGTCTCTCTTGGGCCGGAAGAGCTTCAATCCACCAGCCGTGGTAGACAACGGGACGACTACGCCTAGCGCCGCCAAACCCGACGGCTGGCGCCCGGGCACGCTCAACAACTACACGGCGATCCAGAAGTGCTACGAGGGCGTCTCGGCCTCGTACCACAGGCGTCTCAACGACTCGCAGTTCGACGACGCGTTCGCCGTCGTGGACGCCGTGCGGCTGGCGTACGCCGCCAAGCGCGAGTACGACGTCGACGTCGTCCGCAGGAACGAGAAACGCCTGACGGACTCGAACGCGGCGTTCTTCAAGCTCGCCTGCCTCTCGTTGTGCGCGTCTCGAGACGTCGTCCCTGACGCCAACACGCTGGACTTCGAGGCGTCCTACGCGGCTTGCCTGTTCGGCACTTCCGCCTTGCCGCAGTTCGCCCAGGCTTTTCAATGTCGTAGCGGAGACCGCATGTGGAATTTAAACCGATGTTGTGTCGACTAG